In Mesotoga sp. Brook.08.105.5.1, the genomic stretch GATCTCATGTCCGTTGAATATCACAGAGTACTCAAACCCTCCCGGGAAGAGAACTACGAAATCCATCTTTTCCTTCCCGCTGCCAACAATTTCTGCTGTTGATGCACCTTGTGTTACCGATCTGCCAGTCTTTGCAAGAAAAGCCTCGTCGATCAGGTGCTTCAAAAGAATATTGAAGTCTTCAGTCTCGACTTTTCTGAAAGGGAAGGCTCTCTTAAGTATTGAGAGATCATCATGGTAAAGCGAACCTCTGTTTAGGGTAAGACCGATTAACTGGTGACCCAACAACGGTAAGTGATAATCGCTAGGCTTAAGAGGTTCGACCGAACCTACGGCCAGCATCTGCGATATTCCAAGAAGATTATAAAGACTTTGCGGATCTTCTATGAAGACCGAAACCGATGACTTGTTTCCTTTCCTTCCTGCCCGTCCGGCTCTCTGAAGGAATGAAGCAGTTGATGGTGGGATCTCCAGGAAGATCACTCTATCAATATCACCAATATCGATACCCATTTCCAGAGTTGAGGTTGCGACTATGGCCCTCAGCTTTCTGTCCTTCTTAAATTCCTCTTCGATTTCTACTCGCAAAGACTTGGACACAGAGCTGTGGTGGACCGGGGTGTCTATATCTATCGATCTCGCTTGTGCTGCAAACTCCTCTGCCTTAGACCTTGAGTAAGAAAAGACGAGTACTTTATCGTTAGTTTCCGTAAGAAGCTTTTCAAGATATTTAGCGGGAGAGATTTCTTTCTCGGTAAGAACCTCGATTGTTTTTTTGTTTCTCTTCTCATCTACCACCAGTTCCGATTCTCTGTCTGAACTTCCGTTTAGCCACTCTAGCAGCAGCTCTGGGTTCCCAACCGTTGCGGACATCGCGATTCTCTGTTGATCAATGCCGGAGAGTATCTTGATTCTCTCCATCAGAGAGGCGAGTTGAGCCCCCCTTGGAGAGTCAATGAAGGCATGGACCTCGTCAATGATTATAAATTCGAGACAAGAAAGCAGTTCTCTGTTATCACTCAAGAAGATTCCCTCAACTGACTCAGGAGTTGTTACAAGAACTGAAGCTTCCTTTGCCACGGTGAGCTTCTCCGACTGTGTGAGGTCTCCATGCCATTTCCCGACAGTTAGCCCGAAAGGTCTCAACATCAGCTCAAGACGAGATGAAACATCGTTGATTAATGATTTTAGAGGAGCTAAGTAGATGCATTTCAGTCCCCCAGAGATTTCGAGAAGTCTGTTGACCACCGGTATCATTACGGCTTCTGTTTTGCCTGATGCAGTTCCGGCTATCAGTAACAGATTCTTCCCATCAAGAATAGGAGGAATTGTTCTGTTCTGGATCTCCCTCAAGCTTTGCCAGCGATATCTGTATGAGAACAAGTCGATTAGTCTCTGATTAAGTCTTGGATCGACTACCACAAGTTATCAGCAGCCTTTACAGAGTCGGTATTCCCGATCGTGTCTGTCTCATTTCCTAGTCTTGAAGAGTCTAGAAGTTCGACAGTAAGCTTGGTGACTTCCCTAACAGACGGTCTGAGTTTTCCGTCAATTCCAGTGTATTGTTTCATTAGAGTCTCAAGAGTCTTCTCTTCGAAAGAGGAGTCTGCAGCATATGAGTAGCAACTTGAGTAGAGCGATTTTATTCTTCTGATCAGTTTTCTTAGGTCCTCTTTACTTAAGGGATCAAGGTTAAGG encodes the following:
- a CDS encoding DEAD/DEAH box helicase, which produces MVVDPRLNQRLIDLFSYRYRWQSLREIQNRTIPPILDGKNLLLIAGTASGKTEAVMIPVVNRLLEISGGLKCIYLAPLKSLINDVSSRLELMLRPFGLTVGKWHGDLTQSEKLTVAKEASVLVTTPESVEGIFLSDNRELLSCLEFIIIDEVHAFIDSPRGAQLASLMERIKILSGIDQQRIAMSATVGNPELLLEWLNGSSDRESELVVDEKRNKKTIEVLTEKEISPAKYLEKLLTETNDKVLVFSYSRSKAEEFAAQARSIDIDTPVHHSSVSKSLRVEIEEEFKKDRKLRAIVATSTLEMGIDIGDIDRVIFLEIPPSTASFLQRAGRAGRKGNKSSVSVFIEDPQSLYNLLGISQMLAVGSVEPLKPSDYHLPLLGHQLIGLTLNRGSLYHDDLSILKRAFPFRKVETEDFNILLKHLIDEAFLAKTGRSVTQGASTAEIVGSGKEKMDFVVLFPGGFEYSVIFNGHEIGKIHPAVLSSSSDDEMSFLLGGRSYLVKEVNSNRKTVHVVKGSSGKPPSWFGGSSLMTKEFARAIRSSLLEMRIPDGMLLSPGASQILLDFVDNHRASPNLISLRESNKRVIIETFAGDLSNIFLSLCIKAVSGLKSVSANWHSVVIKRGVDIDELHEMLLAISRLEVREVSGILSTFLLANPSELKRQYELFGEKLERYVPKELLVKYVIHRLFDSLLLSELAGAVIE